The following are encoded together in the Gilvimarinus sp. DA14 genome:
- a CDS encoding excinuclease ATPase subunit has product MQLNRKRNFAALIALALSLSCAHVQARDDALMMPVEDVLTEFKDRLDPQVSFYFGKQAYPEPAAKMGEYVTNKKTNAFNKSDEEACKWVMLSALLQMQERALAEGGNAVVDIRSYYKKNEVSSETEYECHAGNLMAGVALIGRVVKID; this is encoded by the coding sequence ATGCAATTGAATCGAAAACGCAACTTTGCAGCGCTAATCGCGCTGGCTCTGTCTCTGAGCTGTGCTCATGTTCAGGCTCGCGATGACGCCCTAATGATGCCGGTAGAGGATGTGTTGACCGAGTTTAAAGATCGCCTGGATCCGCAGGTGTCTTTTTATTTCGGCAAACAAGCCTACCCAGAGCCCGCTGCGAAAATGGGCGAGTATGTTACCAACAAAAAGACCAATGCTTTTAATAAATCAGATGAAGAAGCGTGTAAGTGGGTAATGTTGTCGGCTTTGTTGCAAATGCAAGAGCGCGCCCTGGCTGAAGGTGGTAATGCTGTGGTGGACATTCGCAGTTACTACAAAAAGAACGAGGTAAGCAGTGAAACTGAATACGAGTGCCACGCTGGTAATCTGATGGCGGGCGTCGCCCTGATTGGCAGGGTGGTCAAAATAGACTGA
- a CDS encoding alginate export family protein, whose product MNKHFAKLAGVVSVAACVGAQAQEAQSLQEALTDGDAQVSLRLRYETVEWEGLEDSDALTLKTRLSYTTADFNGLGVTLEMDDVQSVTDVDYRTAPNDPNNPGTAVIADPEGTEVNQAFVSYKGLGASEFRYGRQRITLDNQRFIGAVGWRQNDQTFDSFSFSNTALEGAKFFYAYVYNANRIFGDDNPQGNHKHESHLLNFNYAFGDAGKLSAYAYLLDNKSAAALSSDSYGLRWAGKVGEAFSYNLEYANQQDAGDNPVSYQADYILADAGYKLGGVTLGGGYELLGSDEGKAGFTTSLATLHKFQGWTDRFLSTPADGIEDFYISASGSVAGIKLMAVYHDLASDYQSTDYGQEIDISAATSFGPVGVLLKYADYQADDFGSDTQKIWLQLSSTF is encoded by the coding sequence ATGAACAAGCATTTTGCCAAATTAGCCGGTGTAGTCAGTGTTGCCGCCTGCGTGGGGGCGCAGGCTCAAGAGGCGCAGAGCCTGCAAGAGGCACTGACCGATGGGGATGCGCAAGTCAGTCTGCGTTTACGCTACGAAACCGTTGAATGGGAAGGTTTAGAAGACTCTGATGCGCTGACCTTAAAGACCCGCTTAAGTTACACCACGGCGGATTTTAACGGTTTAGGTGTAACCCTGGAGATGGACGACGTTCAATCGGTGACCGATGTGGACTATCGCACCGCTCCCAATGATCCGAACAATCCCGGCACGGCGGTGATTGCCGATCCGGAAGGCACTGAGGTCAACCAGGCATTCGTTTCTTACAAAGGGCTCGGCGCTTCAGAATTTCGCTATGGTCGCCAGCGCATCACCCTGGATAACCAGCGTTTTATCGGTGCAGTCGGTTGGCGCCAAAACGATCAGACCTTTGACTCTTTCTCCTTTAGCAATACAGCTTTGGAGGGAGCAAAGTTTTTCTACGCCTATGTTTACAACGCTAACCGCATATTTGGCGACGACAACCCTCAGGGTAACCACAAGCACGAATCACATTTGTTGAATTTCAATTATGCGTTTGGCGACGCGGGTAAGTTATCCGCTTACGCCTATTTGCTTGACAACAAATCCGCTGCGGCCTTGTCCAGTGACTCTTACGGGCTGCGCTGGGCTGGCAAAGTGGGTGAGGCGTTCAGCTACAATCTCGAATATGCCAACCAGCAAGATGCCGGTGATAATCCGGTTTCTTATCAGGCGGATTATATTCTTGCGGATGCGGGTTATAAGCTCGGCGGCGTTACTCTCGGCGGTGGTTACGAGTTGCTGGGGTCGGATGAGGGCAAAGCGGGTTTTACCACCTCGCTGGCCACTTTGCACAAGTTTCAGGGGTGGACGGATCGTTTCTTAAGCACACCCGCTGACGGCATTGAGGATTTCTACATCAGTGCTTCTGGTAGTGTGGCTGGAATAAAATTGATGGCGGTATATCACGATCTGGCATCGGATTATCAGAGTACTGATTACGGCCAGGAGATTGATATTTCTGCGGCGACAAGCTTTGGCCCGGTGGGCGTGCTGCTCAAGTACGCAGATTACCAAGCGGATGATTTTGGCTCGGATACGCAAAAAATCTGGCTGCAATTAAGCAGTACATTCTAA
- a CDS encoding citrate synthase — protein sequence MTDKKARLTVDGQDTSVELPIYESAVGPNVIDVTSLTKNGFFTYDPGFMSTASCESQITFIDGGKGVLLHRGYPIDQLAEHSDYLETCYLLLKGELPSTEQKQAFVQAVKDNSSVDPSVANLIQSFAKDAHPMAVMCSAVAALAAVYNDEIDITKEEDREQTAYRLIGQMPTLAAMTYKHLKGEDFIAPNAALDYAANYLNMTFGKSADDKVSPVLAKAMDRIFLLHADHEQNASTSTVRLSGSSGTNPFAAIAAGISTLWGPAHGGANEAVLNMLEEIGSVDNIDTYVAKAKDKADPFRLMGFGHRVYKNFDPRAKVMKQAADEVLSELGLENDPLLAIAKKLEKIALEDEYFIQKKLYPNVDFYSGIIMKALGIPTEMFTVIFATGRAVGWYAHWDEMVSKPYKIGRPRQLYTGYTQRDYPA from the coding sequence ATGACTGACAAAAAAGCGCGTTTAACGGTCGACGGCCAGGACACATCGGTAGAGCTGCCGATTTATGAAAGCGCCGTTGGCCCAAACGTTATTGATGTCACCAGCCTGACCAAAAACGGTTTTTTTACTTACGACCCGGGCTTTATGTCCACCGCCTCGTGCGAATCTCAAATCACCTTTATTGATGGTGGCAAGGGCGTGCTGCTGCACCGCGGCTACCCCATCGACCAGCTGGCTGAGCATTCCGACTACCTGGAAACCTGCTATCTGCTGCTAAAAGGCGAACTGCCCAGCACCGAGCAAAAGCAAGCCTTCGTTCAAGCCGTTAAAGATAACTCCTCCGTCGATCCCTCCGTTGCCAATCTGATTCAAAGCTTTGCCAAAGACGCCCACCCGATGGCCGTTATGTGTAGCGCAGTAGCTGCTCTGGCGGCGGTTTACAACGACGAGATCGACATCACTAAAGAAGAAGATCGCGAACAAACCGCCTACCGCCTAATCGGTCAAATGCCTACTCTGGCCGCGATGACCTACAAACACCTGAAGGGCGAAGATTTTATTGCACCCAATGCCGCATTGGATTACGCCGCCAACTACCTGAACATGACTTTCGGCAAGTCTGCCGACGATAAAGTCAGCCCAGTACTGGCCAAGGCCATGGATCGCATTTTCCTGCTGCACGCCGACCACGAGCAAAACGCCTCGACTTCAACCGTGCGCCTGTCCGGCTCCTCTGGCACCAACCCGTTTGCTGCTATTGCCGCGGGCATTTCCACTCTGTGGGGCCCTGCTCACGGCGGCGCCAACGAAGCCGTATTGAACATGCTGGAAGAGATTGGCAGTGTCGATAACATCGATACTTACGTTGCCAAAGCCAAAGACAAAGCCGATCCGTTCCGCTTGATGGGTTTTGGTCACCGGGTTTATAAAAACTTTGACCCGCGCGCCAAGGTAATGAAGCAAGCCGCCGATGAAGTATTGTCTGAGCTAGGGTTGGAAAACGATCCGCTGCTGGCGATCGCCAAAAAGCTGGAAAAAATCGCTCTGGAAGATGAGTACTTCATTCAGAAAAAACTCTACCCCAACGTAGATTTCTACTCGGGCATCATCATGAAAGCACTGGGCATTCCCACCGAAATGTTCACCGTGATTTTCGCCACCGGCCGCGCTGTGGGCTGGTATGCCCACTGGGACGAAATGGTCAGCAAGCCCTACAAAATTGGTCGCCCGCGTCAGCTGTACACCGGCTACACGCAGCGCGACTATCCGGCGTAA
- the sdhC gene encoding succinate dehydrogenase, cytochrome b556 subunit: MNKKRPVNLEISTIKLPITALVSITHRASGVFLFAGVAVLLWVLDSSLSSEEGFAAVQDALASPVCKFIIWAVLAGLAYHLAMGVRHLFMDCGMGETLEGGRLGAKLALFAAVVLIVLAGVWVW; the protein is encoded by the coding sequence GTGAACAAAAAAAGACCTGTCAATCTCGAGATCTCAACGATCAAGCTTCCGATAACCGCCCTTGTTTCTATTACCCATCGCGCATCAGGCGTTTTCCTGTTTGCCGGAGTGGCGGTACTGCTGTGGGTGTTGGATTCCAGTCTCAGCTCTGAGGAAGGCTTTGCCGCTGTGCAGGATGCTCTGGCGAGCCCTGTATGTAAATTCATTATTTGGGCCGTGCTTGCCGGTCTTGCCTACCATTTGGCTATGGGTGTGCGCCACCTGTTTATGGATTGTGGTATGGGTGAGACCCTTGAGGGAGGGCGCCTCGGTGCCAAGCTGGCGCTGTTTGCGGCTGTTGTACTGATCGTTTTGGCAGGAGTGTGGGTATGGTAA
- the sdhD gene encoding succinate dehydrogenase, hydrophobic membrane anchor protein: MVTAITNLGRSGLYDWLIQRLSAVAMTAYVVFLVVYLVINPDLDFAQWRSLFDQLWMRVFSLITLLSIVAHAWIGLWAVLTDYITPMTLGGKATVVRVFAQVVLGVVALTYTVWGIEILWGL, translated from the coding sequence ATGGTAACGGCAATTACAAACTTGGGCCGCAGCGGCCTTTACGATTGGCTTATTCAGCGCCTCAGTGCTGTGGCCATGACCGCTTACGTAGTGTTTCTGGTGGTGTATTTGGTGATAAACCCCGATCTGGATTTTGCTCAATGGCGCTCGCTGTTTGATCAGCTTTGGATGCGCGTTTTTAGTCTGATCACCTTGCTGTCTATTGTGGCGCATGCCTGGATCGGCCTGTGGGCTGTTTTGACCGATTACATTACTCCTATGACGCTGGGTGGCAAGGCCACCGTGGTTCGCGTATTTGCTCAGGTTGTTCTGGGTGTCGTGGCGCTGACCTATACCGTCTGGGGCATCGAAATTCTTTGGGGGCTTTGA